The Candidatus Poribacteria bacterium genome contains the following window.
GCCCGGCGATGTCTCCATCTTTGAAGTTATCAAAATTCTCACTGTACCACACGTCGCAAAACGCATTGAACCCCAAAAACAAGAGGACACAACTGAATGCCAAACTTCGCTTTAACATCTTCATAATAAGCCTCCTAAAAGTTTTGCTACTATAAAGTTTTGCTACTACACGGTGTCACACCATCAATTGTGGCTTCTATGCCGAAGAAATGCGTCTATTATATCAGAACTTCTGACCAAAGTCAAACGCCTTTTGAAAAAACACTTTAGTCCGACACACGAGGCCGAGACTGTCTCCGAAACCGGCTCCCCACGTCCGAGGTATCGGATACCTCCGAGACACGGACTCAGGATTAGATCTTAGTCTCGGAAACTGTGATAAAGCGAAAAAATTCGTATTATTCCGCGACTTCAACGGTGTCGTGGACATCATCTTCGTCTTCAGGAATCGCGCCAGCACCGGCATCTGGTGCCATACTCATTGCTGCCCGGATTTTCGCCTCAATTTCCGCGGCGATGTCAGGGTTGTCCTCCAAATACTTCTTGGCATTAGATCTACCTTGCCCAATGCGTTCACCGTTATAGGCGAACCAAGACCCGCTCTTCTGGATAAACTCATTATCAACGGCGATATCCAAGAGATTCCCCTCCTTGGAAATCCCCTTCCCGAAGGTAACGTCGTATTCCGTTTCCTTGAAAGGCGGTGCTACTTTATTTTTTGCCACTTTGACGCGCACACTGCTTCCAAGAATCTCATTCCCCTCTTTGATCTGCGTGCCACGGCGGAGTTCTAACCGGACAGAGGCGTGGAACTTGAGTGCGAGTCCACCCGGTGTAGTGTCCGGGTTACCGAACATGATTCCAATTTTCTGTCGGATCTGGTTCGTAAAGATAACACACGTCTGAGACTTATTGGTAACACCGGATAACTTTCGCAGCGCCTTGGACATCAAGCGCGGCAACAACCCGACGTGCGAGTCGCTCATTTCACCCTCAATTTCGGCTTGTGGTGTCAACGCCGCGACGGAATCAACAACGACAAGATCAATAGCACCGCTCCGGATGAGTGTCTCAACAATCTCCAATGCTTG
Protein-coding sequences here:
- the recA gene encoding recombinase RecA gives rise to the protein MLDEQKQKAIDQAISQVEREFGKGAIMRFTDSDVVPVEAIPTGALSLDLALGIGGVPRGRIIEIFGHEGTGKTTLALHIVSEVQKMGGTAVFIDVEHALDTTYARSIGVNMENLLIAQPDAGEQALEIVETLIRSGAIDLVVVDSVAALTPQAEIEGEMSDSHVGLLPRLMSKALRKLSGVTNKSQTCVIFTNQIRQKIGIMFGNPDTTPGGLALKFHASVRLELRRGTQIKEGNEILGSSVRVKVAKNKVAPPFKETEYDVTFGKGISKEGNLLDIAVDNEFIQKSGSWFAYNGERIGQGRSNAKKYLEDNPDIAAEIEAKIRAAMSMAPDAGAGAIPEDEDDVHDTVEVAE